From the Phyllostomus discolor isolate MPI-MPIP mPhyDis1 chromosome 7, mPhyDis1.pri.v3, whole genome shotgun sequence genome, one window contains:
- the GPD1L gene encoding glycerol-3-phosphate dehydrogenase 1-like protein gives MAPSPLKVCIVGSGNWGSAVAKIIGNNVKKLQKFASTVKMWVFEETVNGRKLTDIINNDHENVKYLPGHKLPENVVAVPNLSEAVQDADLLVFVIPHQFIHRICDELTGKVPKQALGITLIKGIDEGPDGLKLISDIIREKMGIDISVLMGANIANEVAAGKFCETTIGSKVLENGLLFKELLQTPNFRITVVDDADTVELCGALKNIVAVGAGFCDGLRSGDNTKAAVIRLGLMEMIAFAKIFCKGQVSTATFLESCGVADLITTCYGGRNRRVAEAFAKTGKTIEELEKELLNGQKLQGPQTSAEVHRILKQKGLLDKFPLFTAVYQICYEGRPVQEMLSCLQSHPEHT, from the exons GGGTTCAGCTGTTGCAAAAATAATTGGTAATAATGTCAAGAAACTTCAGAAGTTTGCCTCCACAGTCAAGATGTGGGTCTTTGAAGAAACGGTTAATGGGAGGAAACTGACAGACATCATAAATAATGACCATGAAAATGTGAAATATCTCCCTGGACACAAGCTGCCAGAAAACGTG GTGGCCGTCCCGAACCTCAGCGAGGCTGTGCAAGACGCAGACCTGCTGGTGTTTGTCATCCCCCACCAGTTCATCCACAGGATCTGTGATGAGCTCACCGGGAAGGTGCCCAAGCAAGCGCTGGGAATCACACTCATCAAG GGCATCGACGAGGGCCCGGACGGGCTGAAGCTCATCTCTGACATCATCCGAGAGAAGATGGGCATCGACATCAGCGTGCTGATGGGAGCCAACATTGCCAACGAGGTGGCTGCCGGGAAGTTCTGTGAGACCACCATCG GCAGCAAGGTCCTGGAGAACGGCCTCCTCTTCAAAGAGCTCCTGCAGACCCCCAACTTCCGAATCACGGTGGTCGACGACGCAGACACCGTGGAACTCTGTGGCGCTCTGAAG AACATCGTAGCCGTGGGAGCTGGGTTCTGCGACGGTCTCCGCAGCGGAGACAACACCAAAGCTGCCGTCATCCGCCTGGGACTCATGGAAATGATCGCCTTCGCCAAGATCTTCTGCAAGGGCCAGGTGTCCACAGCCACCTTCCTGGAGAGCTGCGGCGTGGCCGACCTGATCACCACCTGCTACGGCGGCCGGAACCGCAGGGTCGCTGAGGCCTTTGCCAAGACTGGAAAG ACCATTGAAGAGTTGGAGAAGGAGCTGCTAAACGGGCAGAAGCTCCAGGGGCCTCAGACCTCCGCTGAAGTGCACCGCATCCTCAAACAGAAAGGGCTGCTGGACAA GTTCCCACTGTTTACCGCAGTGTACCAGATCTGCTACGAAGGCAGGCCCGTTCAGGAGATGCTGTCTTGTCTGCAGAGCCATCCAGAGCACACATAA